The following are encoded together in the Aerococcus mictus genome:
- the racE gene encoding glutamate racemase, protein MKRPIGFLDSGVGGLTVVKEAMRQLPNESIIYIGDNARCPYGPRPEAEINEFTQELVDFLLEQNIKMLVIACNTATAVSLERIRQRVNIPVIGVIHPGARAANRYSENGHIGILATEATINSHFYQNVLLNHNKHLTLYPLVCSKFVPLVESGQYSSPIAKKIVAESLYDLKQTAIDTLILGCTHYPLLAPLIQKFMGPGVRLVNSGAETVSDVSAILDLYNLAESSWNPEVATYQFYTTGGVALFKDIAKAWLQKDIPVSRIPLSQLEAKKE, encoded by the coding sequence ATGAAGCGTCCCATTGGTTTTCTCGATTCAGGAGTGGGTGGCTTAACTGTTGTCAAAGAAGCCATGCGGCAGTTGCCCAATGAGTCGATAATTTATATTGGGGATAATGCCCGCTGTCCTTATGGGCCCCGGCCAGAGGCAGAGATAAACGAATTCACCCAAGAATTAGTTGATTTTCTCTTGGAGCAAAATATTAAAATGCTTGTGATTGCTTGCAATACCGCGACAGCAGTGTCATTGGAGCGGATCCGCCAACGGGTGAATATTCCGGTCATTGGTGTTATCCACCCCGGTGCTCGTGCAGCCAACCGTTATAGTGAAAACGGCCATATCGGGATTTTGGCTACTGAAGCCACTATCAACAGCCATTTCTATCAGAATGTCTTATTGAACCATAACAAGCATTTAACCTTGTATCCTTTGGTCTGTTCCAAATTCGTGCCCTTAGTGGAAAGTGGCCAATATTCCTCGCCAATAGCTAAGAAGATCGTGGCTGAAAGTCTTTATGATTTAAAACAGACAGCTATCGACACCCTCATTCTGGGTTGCACTCACTATCCCTTATTAGCTCCACTGATCCAAAAATTCATGGGACCAGGGGTACGCTTGGTCAATTCCGGAGCTGAAACCGTGAGTGATGTTTCGGCAATTCTCGACCTCTATAATCTAGCGGAATCTTCATGGAACCCAGAAGTCGCCACTTATCAGTTTTATACTACCGGAGGGGTGGCCTTGTTCAAGGATATTGCCAAGGCTTGGCTACAAAAAGATATTCCGGTCAGCCGGATCCCCCTCAGTCAATTAGAAGCAAAAAAGGAGTAG
- a CDS encoding metallophosphoesterase, which yields MKILLISDSHGDSQILSDLVARYQDQVDLMLHCGDSELDAGDSIWNVIEPVKGNCDFGPYQPERIIDTPEGRLIYTHGHLYGVKAGVEKYAEYAKKQGCQIAVYGHTHIMDDQFLDGVHLINPGSVTFPRGNYLTPTYAILDWQAGQEEVTFYQRNGEKVPEKFLP from the coding sequence ATGAAAATATTACTAATCTCAGATAGTCATGGAGATAGCCAGATTCTCTCAGACCTCGTCGCACGCTACCAAGACCAAGTTGACCTCATGCTCCATTGCGGTGATTCTGAATTAGATGCTGGCGACAGTATTTGGAATGTGATCGAACCGGTGAAGGGAAATTGCGATTTTGGCCCCTACCAGCCTGAACGCATTATCGATACACCAGAAGGCCGGCTGATCTATACCCATGGCCACCTTTATGGGGTCAAGGCGGGAGTAGAGAAATACGCTGAATATGCCAAGAAACAAGGCTGTCAAATTGCTGTCTATGGTCACACACACATCATGGATGACCAGTTCCTTGATGGAGTGCACTTAATTAACCCTGGGTCCGTGACCTTCCCTCGTGGCAACTATCTCACTCCCACCTATGCCATCCTAGACTGGCAAGCTGGCCAGGAAGAAGTCACCTTCTACCAAAGAAACGGCGAAAAAGTCCCCGAAAAATTCCTGCCTTAA
- the trxA gene encoding thioredoxin: MVQTLTDQNFVEETSEGVVLIDFWATWCGPCRMQSPIVDQLDEEMGDQVKFAKMDVDENPDTPREFGIMSIPTLIVKKDGQVVEQLVGYTPKEKLESILENHLD, translated from the coding sequence ATGGTACAAACATTAACTGATCAAAATTTTGTAGAAGAAACCAGTGAAGGTGTCGTTTTAATCGACTTCTGGGCAACTTGGTGTGGTCCTTGCCGGATGCAATCTCCAATTGTTGACCAACTCGATGAAGAAATGGGCGACCAAGTGAAATTTGCTAAGATGGATGTGGATGAAAATCCTGATACCCCACGTGAATTTGGTATTATGTCCATCCCAACCTTAATCGTTAAAAAAGACGGCCAAGTCGTTGAACAACTGGTTGGTTACACACCAAAAGAAAAATTGGAAAGTATCCTTGAAAATCATTTAGACTAA
- a CDS encoding XTP/dITP diphosphatase translates to MANNDLLIATKNPGKAREFQQLFAPLGFKIKTLLDYPEINNIPETGSSFLENASQKASTAAKLLQVPTIADDSGLEIEALNGEPGIYSARYAGLDKNDQANRHKVLLAMEDIPDGKRQAQFTCAMVLSHSDGQVYKHYIGHLSGEILREERGSNGFGYDSIFYLPDYQKTTAEIEPDLKNKISHRGQVMAQLKADIEAGKVELQ, encoded by the coding sequence ATGGCTAATAATGATCTCTTAATCGCCACCAAAAATCCTGGCAAGGCCAGGGAATTCCAACAATTATTTGCCCCCTTAGGTTTCAAAATCAAGACCCTTTTAGATTATCCTGAAATCAATAATATTCCAGAAACCGGATCCAGCTTTTTAGAAAACGCTAGTCAAAAGGCCAGTACAGCAGCTAAACTCTTACAGGTTCCCACTATCGCTGATGACTCTGGCTTGGAAATTGAAGCTCTAAATGGAGAGCCAGGGATCTATTCGGCTCGCTATGCTGGCTTAGACAAGAATGATCAAGCCAACCGCCATAAAGTCTTACTAGCTATGGAAGATATTCCCGATGGCAAGCGTCAAGCCCAATTTACTTGTGCCATGGTCTTAAGTCATTCGGATGGCCAAGTCTATAAACATTATATTGGTCACTTGTCCGGAGAAATCCTAAGGGAAGAGCGGGGCAGTAACGGCTTTGGTTATGATTCAATCTTTTACCTTCCAGACTACCAAAAAACTACAGCAGAAATTGAGCCTGACTTAAAAAATAAGATCAGTCACCGTGGTCAAGTCATGGCCCAACTCAAAGCCGATATTGAAGCAGGAAAGGTGGAATTGCAATGA
- a CDS encoding V-type ATP synthase subunit D: MEVNHTPTKGNLMQVEKTLRLSKNGHELMDRKRMILMNEIMSLVQKAKKVQEQLKEAYQKAYECLFEAQREIGLHTIADWAQDVPQSDSLSLKVRSVMGSEVPEVDYQAEAMQPAYSFSQTTTKMDEARIAFETVKDLEMQLAQVENAAYRLASNIQKTQKRVNALKNITIPQLQDAQRDISSALEEKEREEFTRLKVVKRILTAKDEAQKERMRSEA; this comes from the coding sequence ATGGAAGTCAACCACACCCCCACCAAGGGGAATCTCATGCAGGTTGAAAAAACCTTGCGCTTATCCAAGAACGGCCACGAATTAATGGACCGTAAACGGATGATTTTAATGAATGAAATTATGTCCCTGGTGCAAAAGGCTAAGAAAGTCCAAGAGCAATTAAAGGAAGCCTATCAAAAGGCCTATGAGTGCCTCTTTGAAGCCCAGAGAGAGATTGGTTTACATACCATTGCGGACTGGGCCCAAGATGTGCCCCAATCCGATAGTCTTAGCCTCAAAGTTCGTAGCGTGATGGGCAGTGAGGTGCCTGAGGTCGACTACCAAGCTGAGGCCATGCAACCGGCCTATTCCTTCTCTCAAACCACCACAAAAATGGATGAAGCCCGGATTGCCTTTGAAACAGTTAAGGACTTAGAGATGCAACTGGCCCAAGTAGAGAACGCGGCTTACCGGCTAGCCTCAAATATCCAAAAAACCCAAAAACGGGTCAATGCCTTGAAGAATATTACCATTCCGCAATTGCAAGACGCTCAAAGAGACATCTCCTCAGCCCTTGAAGAAAAGGAAAGAGAAGAATTCACCCGCCTTAAAGTGGTTAAACGCATCCTTACTGCCAAGGATGAAGCCCAAAAAGAACGCATGCGCTCTGAAGCATAG
- a CDS encoding mechanosensitive ion channel family protein: protein MQFISQWFTNYLGNIDIESILSHLLTTLLQLVLTVVLLYIIRRITVRLINTYFDKTARFSNNNYRSKTMKALLTNITQYVYYFLLGYSTLAILGVPVATLLAGAGIASIAVGIGAQGLVTDMVNGMFILLEHQLDVGDSVVIDQVSGIVEKIGIKTTVIRGFDGTMNFIPNRQIEVVVNNSRNPIRSEVDLSYFADTDINEFVAVIKKRLGDLAPDENLSKPPVLLGVTRNVDHQLVYRIRFFCVNGSQEDIQSKYYEELTNALREAGIEQPDSQRAVSHISVDYKHTETKNQDK from the coding sequence ATGCAATTCATCAGTCAATGGTTCACCAATTATCTTGGCAATATCGATATTGAAAGTATTTTATCCCACTTACTCACTACCCTCTTACAATTAGTTCTTACGGTGGTCTTGCTATACATCATTCGCCGAATTACAGTGCGTTTGATTAATACCTACTTTGATAAAACTGCCCGTTTTTCCAACAATAACTACCGGTCAAAAACCATGAAAGCCCTGTTGACCAATATTACCCAGTACGTGTATTACTTCCTGCTTGGTTACTCTACCCTAGCCATTCTTGGCGTACCAGTTGCCACGCTCTTAGCTGGTGCTGGGATAGCCAGTATTGCAGTAGGTATTGGCGCCCAGGGCTTGGTTACTGACATGGTCAATGGCATGTTCATCCTGCTAGAACACCAGCTAGACGTTGGTGATTCCGTAGTAATCGACCAAGTCAGCGGGATCGTAGAAAAGATCGGGATTAAAACCACTGTTATCCGTGGTTTCGACGGAACTATGAATTTTATCCCTAACCGCCAAATTGAAGTGGTGGTCAATAATTCACGAAACCCTATCCGTAGTGAAGTTGATTTATCTTACTTTGCTGATACCGATATTAATGAATTCGTCGCTGTCATTAAGAAACGTCTTGGCGATTTGGCTCCCGACGAAAACCTATCTAAGCCACCGGTATTACTAGGGGTGACTCGAAATGTTGACCACCAACTCGTTTATCGCATTCGCTTCTTCTGTGTAAACGGCAGCCAGGAAGATATTCAAAGCAAGTACTATGAAGAACTCACCAATGCCTTAAGAGAAGCAGGCATAGAACAACCTGACTCCCAAAGAGCTGTCTCTCACATTAGTGTCGATTATAAACATACAGAAACTAAAAACCAAGACAAATAA
- a CDS encoding endonuclease MutS2, with protein sequence MNKKIEKILEFDKITGALAKETVTALGKNIALQLKPMTEPEKIESALTDVDEMQSIDEAQRSLPLGQLVDVGPLMKRLDIGGILNGQELAHVGRVLKSVSEVSQFFKEIEDLDLDVEQMQGYVSDFANHKDLAKKINQAIASDGSVYDEASSHLHSIRQSIKAEEAHIRMSLDNIIKSSQADYLSDQIVTIRNDRYVLPVKQEYRRKFGGVVHDQSASGQTLYIEPQVVMESNNKVHSLRIEEQAEIERIFAELSADLAPHSHEIDQNNQILGQLDFIQAKWRYAKKQGAHRPLIATDHQSLNLEEAVHPLLNPKTAVANTISFNGDYCMLIITGPNTGGKTITLKTTGLLQLMGQSGLYITAKADSRIGVFDHIFADIGDEQSIEANLSTFSGHMTNIISILEAIDDQSLVLIDELGSGTDPKEGAALAMAILNRLAQVGCTVLATTHYPELKAYAFEEPNAINASVEFDEKTLTPTYRLLIGQPGRSNAFDISQRLGLDQSIVDEARYYVGEESQSLNEMIDDLDKKRQAYERDNQALSQDLQEADRLLADLKKAYHALENDKITYLNRAKREANDLVAKTQEKADKLLGDIREWQKNNPQGQTVKEHEMIDKQKQIANLTQEEQQLRKNKVLKRQKRKKNKDLEVGDEVKVIPYSQMGTLVEKREDKHWLVQMGMLKMEIPEKDLELQEKSQPKSKGKKGSSSVRASQSKNIKSELDLRGMRYEEAMTALDRYIDQALLANYPQVTIIHGFGTGVIRDGVQKYLRNNKRVKSFSYAPHNLGVQGATIVKFGD encoded by the coding sequence GTGAATAAAAAAATAGAAAAAATCTTAGAATTCGATAAAATTACCGGGGCCCTAGCCAAAGAAACTGTGACGGCCCTGGGTAAAAACATAGCCTTACAGCTTAAACCCATGACCGAACCCGAAAAGATTGAGTCCGCTTTGACTGATGTCGATGAAATGCAAAGCATTGATGAAGCCCAACGCAGTCTGCCCCTGGGCCAATTAGTTGATGTGGGGCCTTTGATGAAGCGCTTAGATATCGGCGGCATCTTGAATGGCCAAGAACTGGCCCATGTGGGTCGGGTCTTGAAAAGCGTCAGTGAAGTCAGTCAATTCTTTAAAGAGATTGAGGATTTAGACCTTGACGTAGAGCAAATGCAAGGCTATGTGAGTGACTTTGCTAACCATAAGGACCTGGCTAAAAAGATTAACCAGGCCATTGCTAGTGATGGCTCTGTCTATGATGAAGCCAGCAGTCACTTACATAGTATTCGCCAAAGTATCAAGGCAGAAGAAGCCCATATTCGGATGAGTTTGGATAATATCATTAAATCCAGCCAAGCCGACTATCTGAGTGATCAAATTGTGACCATCCGTAATGACCGCTATGTCTTACCGGTTAAACAAGAATATCGGCGGAAGTTTGGTGGCGTGGTCCACGACCAAAGTGCCTCAGGTCAGACCCTCTATATTGAACCCCAAGTCGTGATGGAATCCAACAATAAGGTCCATAGCTTGCGGATCGAAGAGCAGGCAGAAATTGAGCGGATTTTTGCGGAGTTATCAGCCGACCTGGCTCCCCATAGTCATGAAATTGATCAAAATAACCAAATCTTAGGGCAACTTGATTTCATCCAAGCCAAGTGGCGCTATGCCAAAAAGCAGGGCGCCCACCGGCCTCTCATTGCTACGGATCACCAGTCTTTAAATTTAGAGGAAGCCGTTCACCCCTTATTAAATCCAAAAACTGCTGTAGCAAATACTATAAGCTTTAATGGCGATTATTGCATGTTAATCATTACCGGGCCCAATACCGGTGGGAAGACCATTACCTTAAAGACTACGGGTTTACTGCAGCTAATGGGTCAATCGGGGCTTTATATTACTGCCAAGGCTGATAGCCGCATTGGAGTCTTTGACCATATCTTTGCTGATATTGGGGATGAGCAATCGATTGAAGCCAACCTATCAACTTTTTCTGGTCATATGACTAATATTATCTCGATCTTAGAGGCAATTGATGACCAATCCTTAGTCCTAATCGATGAATTGGGTTCGGGAACTGACCCTAAAGAAGGGGCTGCCCTAGCGATGGCAATTTTAAACCGGCTTGCTCAAGTGGGCTGTACGGTTCTAGCAACCACCCACTATCCTGAGCTAAAGGCCTATGCCTTTGAAGAACCCAATGCCATTAATGCCAGTGTTGAATTCGATGAGAAAACTTTAACGCCGACTTACCGACTATTGATCGGTCAACCGGGCCGTTCTAATGCCTTTGATATCTCCCAACGCTTAGGCTTGGATCAAAGCATCGTGGACGAGGCCCGCTATTATGTCGGAGAAGAAAGTCAGTCCTTAAACGAAATGATCGATGACTTGGATAAGAAGCGCCAAGCCTATGAAAGGGATAACCAAGCCCTAAGCCAAGATTTACAAGAGGCTGACAGGTTACTGGCTGATTTGAAGAAGGCCTACCACGCCCTGGAAAATGATAAGATCACCTATTTGAACCGGGCTAAAAGAGAAGCGAATGACCTGGTAGCTAAGACCCAGGAAAAGGCTGATAAGCTATTGGGTGATATTAGAGAATGGCAGAAGAATAATCCACAGGGCCAAACCGTCAAAGAACATGAAATGATTGACAAACAAAAACAAATCGCTAACTTGACCCAAGAAGAGCAACAGTTGAGAAAGAACAAGGTGCTCAAACGTCAAAAACGCAAGAAAAATAAGGACTTGGAAGTTGGCGACGAAGTCAAGGTTATCCCATATAGTCAGATGGGAACCTTGGTGGAAAAACGCGAAGATAAACACTGGTTGGTTCAAATGGGCATGTTGAAGATGGAAATCCCCGAAAAGGACCTAGAGCTCCAAGAAAAAAGTCAGCCTAAGTCTAAGGGGAAGAAGGGCTCGAGTAGCGTACGGGCTAGTCAAAGTAAGAATATTAAGTCTGAACTCGACCTCCGGGGTATGCGCTATGAGGAGGCCATGACCGCTCTTGACCGCTATATCGACCAGGCTCTCCTGGCCAATTACCCCCAAGTCACCATTATTCATGGCTTCGGTACTGGAGTGATCCGGGACGGGGTACAGAAATACTTAAGAAATAATAAACGGGTTAAATCCTTCTCCTACGCTCCCCATAACCTGGGTGTCCAAGGGGCAACTATTGTTAAATTTGGCGACTAA
- a CDS encoding cell division protein ZapA, whose product MTESQQEYTAHFGKQTVKIVGSKSEEHIEEVVRRVNIALNEIKSKPSILSNQKMALLVAVNATSHWLESEAEIASQREQIERLSRQKARLESELQALKQTIQQPHLTAFSEGGKLIQAKSQPSYSQASQNLLRESQSQAKASENKGQSGKKTSKQAKANQGKKKADPSVVYYDPFAAKKAQGLSKTPRD is encoded by the coding sequence ATGACTGAGTCGCAACAAGAATATACCGCTCATTTTGGAAAACAAACAGTAAAAATTGTTGGCAGTAAATCTGAAGAACATATTGAAGAAGTGGTTCGCCGGGTAAATATCGCCTTAAATGAAATTAAAAGCAAACCTTCAATTCTTTCAAATCAGAAAATGGCCCTCTTAGTCGCTGTTAATGCGACCTCCCACTGGCTAGAGAGTGAAGCTGAAATAGCCAGCCAAAGAGAGCAAATTGAACGCCTAAGCCGGCAAAAAGCCCGCTTAGAGTCTGAACTACAAGCCTTAAAGCAAACTATTCAACAACCTCATTTGACCGCTTTCTCTGAAGGAGGCAAGCTGATCCAAGCTAAAAGTCAACCTTCCTATAGCCAAGCTAGTCAAAACTTACTCCGTGAAAGTCAAAGCCAGGCTAAGGCGAGTGAAAATAAAGGGCAAAGTGGTAAAAAAACTTCAAAGCAGGCTAAAGCTAACCAAGGCAAGAAAAAAGCCGACCCTTCTGTGGTTTACTATGATCCCTTTGCAGCTAAGAAAGCCCAAGGCCTCTCTAAGACGCCCCGCGATTAG
- the mgsA gene encoding methylglyoxal synthase, with the protein MRIALIAHDSKKELMIQLTTAYQDILSQHDLVATGTTGKRVSQATGLKVHCYQSGPLGGDQQIGAEVSQNQIDCVIFLRDPLTAMPHEPDVNALIRLCDVYNVPLATNIGSAEVLVRGLGAGLINWREDYADGQVNRDIRENLNHGSVNRPLKED; encoded by the coding sequence ATGCGGATAGCACTCATTGCCCACGACAGTAAGAAAGAACTAATGATCCAATTGACCACGGCCTACCAGGATATTCTCAGTCAGCATGACTTAGTGGCGACCGGGACCACTGGCAAACGCGTTAGTCAAGCGACTGGCCTCAAAGTCCATTGCTACCAATCTGGCCCCTTAGGTGGTGACCAGCAAATCGGTGCTGAAGTCTCACAAAATCAGATCGATTGCGTCATTTTCTTAAGAGACCCCCTAACAGCCATGCCCCATGAACCGGATGTGAATGCTCTGATTCGTCTCTGTGATGTCTACAATGTTCCCTTAGCGACCAATATTGGCAGTGCAGAAGTCCTAGTCCGCGGCTTGGGCGCTGGGTTAATCAATTGGCGAGAGGACTATGCCGATGGTCAGGTTAACCGCGATATCCGCGAAAACCTCAACCATGGTAGCGTCAACCGCCCGCTTAAAGAAGATTAA
- a CDS encoding sodium/glutamate symporter, protein MITINFDIVQTLGLAVLALFFGKWMTNVFPVLEEYSLPPAIVGGLAFALVNMFLRLTNLVTFNLDTSLSTLFMVVYFTTIGFSASIQALSRAKGVVMKFLFIAILAIFIQNILALVLGKFLDIPGPLALLLGSPALVGGPGTAAAVSPTIVNLGYDNATSVGIIAATLGIVLGSLSGGPIASGIAKKYSLSAKDENASANTSNRYHRHPQHQRLTAERIGYMLYGTLLVIFVGTFVTEIINTVVGKLVGGITFPVYIGPMIVAATARNISDAKERPILDDAALDVTSDISLNLFLALTMVGLELWTIIDMALPMLLIIVAETVVTLAFARYIVFYTMGKNYDSAVMTAGFIGFGMGSSSNAMACMRQITHEYGASPLAFLAVSIVGALFIDFINIFAIYGFIHLIA, encoded by the coding sequence ATGATTACAATTAATTTTGATATCGTTCAGACACTCGGCCTTGCAGTGCTTGCCTTATTTTTTGGTAAGTGGATGACCAATGTCTTTCCGGTGCTCGAAGAATATTCCCTGCCCCCTGCCATTGTAGGTGGCTTAGCCTTTGCCCTAGTCAACATGTTTTTACGTTTGACTAACCTGGTCACATTTAACTTGGACACTTCCTTGTCAACCCTATTTATGGTGGTATACTTTACCACCATTGGTTTTTCCGCTAGTATCCAAGCCTTGTCACGGGCTAAGGGTGTGGTGATGAAGTTCCTCTTTATTGCCATTTTAGCCATCTTTATCCAAAATATTCTGGCCCTGGTTTTGGGGAAATTCTTAGATATTCCTGGCCCCTTGGCCCTCTTGCTCGGTTCCCCTGCCTTAGTCGGCGGCCCAGGGACAGCGGCAGCTGTCTCTCCTACCATTGTCAACTTAGGTTACGACAATGCTACCTCGGTAGGGATTATTGCAGCTACTCTAGGGATTGTGTTGGGCTCACTTTCTGGTGGTCCAATTGCCTCAGGTATTGCAAAAAAATATTCCCTATCCGCTAAAGATGAGAATGCATCGGCGAATACCAGCAACCGCTACCACCGCCATCCCCAACACCAACGCTTAACCGCTGAACGGATTGGTTATATGTTGTATGGCACCTTACTAGTGATTTTTGTGGGGACTTTTGTCACCGAAATCATTAACACTGTAGTGGGTAAATTAGTGGGAGGAATCACCTTCCCCGTTTATATTGGGCCGATGATTGTGGCAGCCACCGCTCGGAATATCTCTGATGCCAAGGAACGACCTATCCTTGATGATGCCGCTCTGGATGTGACTTCGGATATCTCACTCAATCTCTTCCTGGCCTTAACCATGGTGGGTTTAGAGTTATGGACTATTATTGATATGGCTCTACCCATGCTTTTAATTATTGTGGCAGAAACAGTCGTTACTCTAGCTTTTGCCCGTTATATTGTCTTTTATACTATGGGGAAAAATTACGACTCGGCCGTGATGACTGCAGGATTTATTGGCTTTGGGATGGGGTCCTCCTCCAACGCCATGGCCTGCATGCGGCAAATCACCCATGAATATGGTGCTAGCCCGTTAGCCTTTCTAGCCGTTTCTATCGTGGGAGCCCTTTTTATTGATTTTATCAATATCTTTGCTATCTACGGCTTCATCCATCTGATTGCTTAG
- a CDS encoding DUF948 domain-containing protein, with protein MTWSEIAAIIAAVSFAVLVVFLVLFIRQLTQTVKEVVNTVDEANKTIAVLRRDVDGISVEAQGLLNKTNQLLEDVNGKVAKVDPLFQAVGDVGVSISDVNDSTRDLVLNITNKADEKVDQAKAGYKKVRQASENSQVDPKVSGFEKIGKSAKLLKKKRDMRKAQEQSETKAF; from the coding sequence ATGACATGGAGTGAGATAGCGGCAATTATTGCTGCAGTATCCTTCGCTGTTTTAGTGGTTTTTCTTGTTTTATTTATCCGTCAATTGACACAAACGGTTAAAGAAGTTGTGAATACAGTTGATGAGGCCAATAAAACAATTGCCGTTCTCCGACGCGATGTCGACGGTATCTCAGTAGAAGCTCAAGGCCTACTTAATAAGACCAACCAACTACTGGAAGACGTTAACGGTAAGGTAGCTAAGGTTGATCCTTTATTCCAAGCAGTGGGAGATGTTGGAGTTTCCATTTCCGATGTGAATGATTCTACCCGCGATTTGGTATTGAATATCACCAATAAAGCGGATGAAAAAGTTGATCAAGCCAAAGCCGGTTACAAGAAAGTACGTCAAGCCAGTGAAAATAGCCAGGTTGATCCCAAGGTTTCTGGCTTTGAAAAGATTGGAAAATCAGCTAAATTACTTAAGAAAAAACGCGACATGCGTAAGGCTCAAGAACAATCAGAAACCAAGGCATTTTAG
- a CDS encoding CvpA family protein — MSNTTITLILVLIFFALTIMDYSRRTFGVQLLQVLSLGVSFFVAKEYFLPLAEKLELIIPFPGYSMTSDFSYYPDAVLTNMDVIYYRAMAFALILVGVQVIKSFILYLFSPSKYRKGQGKVLSLGGFITGFITAWFTLFFVFAILSLLGLEGVQGFLSHNSVAEFFIRRTPFLTHEVFNLWFAGIALAI; from the coding sequence TTGTCTAATACCACCATTACCTTAATCTTAGTCCTGATATTTTTTGCCTTAACCATTATGGATTATAGTCGCCGGACTTTTGGTGTGCAGCTCCTGCAGGTCCTATCCTTAGGAGTCAGCTTCTTTGTGGCTAAGGAGTACTTTTTACCTTTAGCGGAGAAGTTAGAATTGATTATCCCTTTTCCTGGCTATTCCATGACCAGTGACTTCTCATACTATCCTGATGCCGTCTTGACTAATATGGATGTGATTTACTACCGAGCCATGGCCTTTGCCCTTATTTTAGTGGGGGTCCAAGTTATTAAGAGTTTTATTCTTTACCTCTTCTCACCGTCTAAGTATCGAAAAGGCCAAGGAAAGGTTTTGAGCCTGGGCGGCTTTATTACTGGTTTTATCACTGCCTGGTTCACCTTGTTTTTTGTCTTTGCCATTTTGTCTTTACTGGGATTGGAAGGTGTCCAAGGCTTCTTAAGTCATAATAGTGTGGCCGAGTTCTTTATCCGCCGTACCCCCTTCCTTACCCATGAAGTCTTTAACTTATGGTTTGCCGGCATAGCACTTGCTATTTAA
- a CDS encoding YtxH domain-containing protein, whose product MSNKTGAFLLGAIIGGSAAAVTALLFAPKSGKELRQDINDQANNLKDTAMDYADLAIEKGNTIYEATSDAANDIRVNLQESADTLKDSLQETGRVANEQYHKAKDDVKEAYDYTKEYVDEAAQDAKDEAKKAGKEVEEKSKDVVDTAKKEAKDGKEEAKNQAKK is encoded by the coding sequence ATGTCAAATAAAACAGGTGCATTTTTACTCGGAGCAATTATTGGTGGATCAGCCGCTGCTGTAACAGCTTTATTATTCGCCCCAAAATCTGGTAAAGAATTACGTCAAGACATCAATGACCAAGCGAACAACTTAAAAGACACAGCGATGGACTATGCTGATCTTGCTATCGAAAAAGGAAACACTATCTACGAAGCTACTTCAGATGCTGCTAACGACATCCGCGTTAACTTACAAGAAAGTGCCGACACCCTTAAAGACTCCTTACAAGAAACTGGCCGTGTAGCTAACGAACAATACCACAAGGCTAAAGACGACGTTAAGGAAGCTTACGACTACACCAAGGAATATGTCGATGAAGCTGCTCAAGACGCCAAAGACGAAGCCAAAAAAGCTGGTAAAGAAGTCGAAGAAAAATCAAAAGATGTCGTAGACACCGCTAAAAAAGAAGCCAAAGACGGTAAAGAAGAAGCTAAAAACCAAGCTAAAAAATAA